In one Aeromicrobium wangtongii genomic region, the following are encoded:
- a CDS encoding acyl-CoA carboxylase subunit beta, producing the protein MATLTPVTEHEIEVKPELHTTAGKLADFIERRDTALVEMAERAHEKQSARGRQSARDRIDQLLDEGSFVELDALARHRATDFGLDKNRPLGDGVITGYGTIDGRQVCVFSQDFSVFGGSLGQVYGEKITKVMDLAIKSGCPIIGINEGSGARIQEGVVSLGLYGEIFKRNVHASGVIPQISLIMGANAGGHVYSPAVTDFVIMVDKTSNMFITGPDIIKTVTGEEVTMEDLGGARAHNTKSGNAHYMGADEQDAIEYAKALISFLPQNNMEEPEVYPEVADLERTETDLALDTLIPDSANQPYDIKTVIEAVLDDGDFLEVMPLFAQNIVIGYGRVEGRSVGVVANQPMQLAGCLDIDASEKAARFVRTCDAFNIPVLTFVDVPGFLPGTDQEWDGIIRRGAKLIYAYAEATVPLITVITRKAYGGAYDVMGSKHLGADLNISWPTGQIAVVGATGAVGILYRKELAASDDPDALRAQLITEYEDTLCNPYLAAERGYVDAVIEPSQTRAEIVKGLRLLRTKRETLPPKKHGNIPL; encoded by the coding sequence ATGGCTACGCTGACCCCCGTGACTGAACACGAGATCGAAGTGAAGCCCGAGCTGCACACGACTGCCGGCAAGCTGGCCGACTTCATCGAGCGTCGCGACACGGCGCTCGTGGAGATGGCGGAGCGTGCGCACGAGAAGCAGTCCGCGCGAGGACGCCAGAGCGCCCGCGACCGCATCGACCAGCTGCTCGACGAGGGCTCCTTCGTCGAGCTCGACGCGCTGGCCCGCCACCGCGCGACCGACTTCGGACTGGACAAGAACCGTCCCCTCGGCGACGGCGTCATCACCGGCTACGGCACGATCGACGGCCGCCAGGTGTGCGTGTTCAGCCAGGACTTCAGCGTCTTCGGCGGCAGCCTGGGCCAGGTCTACGGCGAGAAGATCACCAAGGTCATGGACCTGGCGATCAAGTCCGGCTGCCCCATCATCGGCATCAACGAGGGCTCCGGCGCCCGCATCCAGGAGGGCGTCGTCTCGCTCGGCCTGTACGGCGAGATCTTCAAGCGCAACGTCCACGCCTCGGGCGTCATCCCGCAGATCTCGCTGATCATGGGCGCCAACGCCGGCGGCCACGTCTACTCCCCCGCCGTCACCGACTTCGTGATCATGGTCGACAAGACGTCCAACATGTTCATCACCGGGCCGGACATCATCAAGACCGTCACCGGCGAAGAGGTGACGATGGAGGACCTCGGCGGCGCCCGCGCGCACAACACCAAGAGCGGCAACGCCCACTACATGGGAGCCGACGAGCAGGACGCCATCGAGTACGCCAAGGCGCTCATTTCGTTCCTGCCGCAGAACAACATGGAGGAGCCCGAGGTCTACCCCGAGGTCGCCGATCTGGAGCGCACCGAGACCGACCTCGCCCTCGACACGCTGATCCCCGACTCGGCCAACCAGCCGTACGACATCAAGACCGTCATCGAGGCGGTGCTGGACGACGGCGACTTCCTCGAGGTCATGCCGCTGTTCGCGCAGAACATCGTGATCGGCTACGGACGCGTCGAGGGCCGCAGCGTCGGCGTCGTGGCGAACCAGCCGATGCAGCTGGCCGGCTGCCTGGACATCGACGCGTCCGAGAAGGCCGCCCGGTTCGTCCGCACCTGCGATGCGTTCAACATCCCCGTCCTGACGTTCGTGGACGTGCCCGGCTTCCTGCCCGGCACCGACCAGGAGTGGGACGGCATCATCCGCCGCGGCGCGAAGCTGATCTACGCGTACGCCGAGGCGACCGTCCCGCTCATCACGGTCATCACGCGCAAGGCGTACGGCGGTGCGTACGACGTCATGGGCTCCAAGCACCTCGGCGCCGATCTGAACATCTCGTGGCCCACCGGCCAGATCGCGGTCGTCGGCGCGACGGGCGCCGTCGGCATCCTGTACCGCAAGGAGCTCGCGGCCTCGGACGACCCCGACGCCCTGCGCGCCCAGCTCATCACCGAGTACGAGGACACGCTGTGCAACCCGTACCTGGCGGCCGAGCGCGGCTACGTCGACGCGGTCATCGAGCCGAGCCAGACCCGCGCGGAGATCGTCAAGGGACTGCGGCTGCTGCGCACCAAGCGCGAGACGCTGCCCCCCAAGAAGCACGGGAACATCCCGCTGTGA
- a CDS encoding acyl-CoA carboxylase subunit epsilon: MSDETGVSTGSTDASTGSAGESGSTGESGSTGDSGSTGAEGHTPILRVVKGDLTPEEVAALVAVVAARNAAAANAAARSAKPQPRSEWGHPARQVRPAHAFGPDQWRRSAFGR, from the coding sequence GTGAGCGACGAGACGGGCGTTTCGACAGGCTCAACGGACGCTTCGACAGGCTCAGCGGGCGAAAGCGGCTCAACGGGCGAAAGCGGCTCAACGGGCGATAGCGGTTCAACGGGCGCAGAGGGGCACACGCCGATCCTGCGCGTCGTCAAGGGCGACCTGACCCCCGAGGAGGTGGCGGCGCTGGTGGCCGTCGTCGCGGCCCGCAACGCCGCCGCGGCGAACGCCGCAGCGCGCAGCGCGAAGCCGCAGCCCCGCTCGGAGTGGGGCCACCCGGCCCGTCAGGTGCGTCCGGCGCACGCCTTCGGCCCCGACCAGTGGCGCCGCTCGGCCTTCGGCCGCTGA
- a CDS encoding Maf family protein, whose translation MRIVLASQSPARLATLRAAGIEPEVVVSGVDEDQITTTDAANLATALAQLKCRAVAAQVEPDALVIGCDSVLAFEGEIFGKPSGPAEATARWRRMRGRSGVLHTGHCVRRGGEEFLEAASTIVHFAAITDAEIDAYVATGEPLHVAGAFTLDGLGGAFITGIEGDHHNVVGLSLPLLRELVGDLGISWPDLWNRSS comes from the coding sequence GTGAGGATCGTCCTCGCATCCCAGTCCCCGGCCCGCCTCGCGACCCTGCGCGCCGCGGGCATCGAGCCGGAGGTCGTCGTCTCCGGCGTCGACGAGGACCAGATCACCACGACCGATGCGGCGAACCTGGCCACGGCGCTGGCCCAGCTGAAGTGTCGCGCCGTCGCCGCCCAGGTCGAGCCCGACGCCCTGGTCATCGGCTGTGACTCCGTCCTCGCCTTCGAGGGCGAGATCTTCGGCAAGCCCTCCGGACCGGCCGAGGCCACCGCCCGCTGGCGCCGCATGCGCGGCAGGAGCGGCGTCCTGCACACGGGGCACTGCGTCCGTCGCGGCGGCGAGGAGTTCCTCGAGGCCGCATCGACGATCGTGCACTTCGCGGCGATCACCGATGCCGAGATCGACGCCTACGTCGCCACCGGCGAGCCGCTGCACGTCGCCGGCGCCTTCACGCTCGACGGCCTCGGCGGTGCGTTCATCACCGGCATCGAGGGCGACCACCACAACGTCGTGGGACTGTCGCTCCCGCTGCTGCGCGAGCTGGTCGGCGACCTGG